A region from the Pogoniulus pusillus isolate bPogPus1 chromosome 43, bPogPus1.pri, whole genome shotgun sequence genome encodes:
- the MTX1 gene encoding metaxin-1, translated as MAAPMELFCWAGGWGLPSVDPDCLAVLTYARFTGAPLKLHRVTNPWRSPSGHLPALKTRDEGTISKTQQIITHLRKQKYNADYDLSATQEADTLAFVSLLEEKLLPVLIHTFWVDAKNYVEHTRKWYAETIPFPLNFFLPNCMHKRHLERLQLLWGDGYMEDEEKLEKELYRDARECLTLLSQRLGAQKFFFGDSPASLDAFVFSRLAPLLKAKLPNGKLQQHLKSLQNLCNYCTSILSLYFPWDGGEPPASAPRAAGSDGGEAEEDPHKRRNQLLSVLVGLVAMLGYAFLSGIVSIQRGSVGPAGRQPIALEEEEEEEEE; from the exons ATGGCGGCGCCCATGGAGCTGTTCTgctgggcagggggctgggggctgccctcgGTAGACCCCGACTGCTTGGCGGTGCTG ACCTACGCGCGGTTCACTGGGGCGCCGCTGAAGCTGCACCGGGTCACCAACCCCTGGAGGAGCCCCTCCG GGCACCTGCCTGCACTGAAGACTCGGGACGAGGGCACCATCTCCAAAACGCAGCAGATCATCACCCACCTCAGGAAACAG AAGTACAATGCCGACTACGACCTCTCGGCCACGCAGGAGGCAGACACGCTGGCCTTCGTGtccctgctggaggagaagctgctgcctgtgctg ATCCATACTTTCTGGGTGGACGCAAAGAACTACGTGGAGCACACACGGAAGTGGTACGCAGAAACCATTCCCTTCCCCCTCAACTTCTTCCTGCCCAACTGCATGCACAAGCGGCACCTGGAgcggctgcagctcctctggggaGATGGCTACATGGAGGATgaagagaagctggagaaggag ctctacAGGGATGCTCGGGAATGCCTCACGCTCCTGTCCCAGCGCCTCGGGGCACAGAAGTTTTTCTTCGGAGACTC GCCAGCCTCCCTCGACGCCTTCGTCTTCAGCCGCCTGGCGCCGCTCCTGAAGGCAAAGCTGCCCAACgggaaactgcagcagcacctgaAGTCCCTGCAGAACCTGTGCAACTACTGCACCTCCATCCTCAGCCTCTACTTCCCTTGGGATGGAG GTGAGCCCCCAGCCAGTGCCCCACGGGCTGCAGGTAGCGATGGCGGCGAGGCAGAGGAGGACCCCCACAAACGGCGCAACCAGCTGCTGTCGGTGCTGGTGGGGCTGGTGGCCATGCTGGGCTATGCCTTCCTGAGTGGCATCGTTTCCATCCAGCGGGGCAGTGTGGGGCCGGCTGGCCGCCAGCCCATCgccctggaggaggaggaagaggaggaggaggagtga
- the LOC135192736 gene encoding lysosomal acid glucosylceramidase-like, whose translation MWTALSSWTAAKTSSTSSPCSTTWGTSANSSPRARSVWGCTAAADASPASWSMWPPCALTGPSSWWSSTSLAGMFHLGSGTPLLVSSRLWLQPTPSRPTSGVSSDGKGSAGDGVECLGRHCHLLPRRARKQQVLLSCCPTPSRDTARGFCGSSPDPCPQRPSEPCCSRGAMGPGCASILGWLLLTQAALQAAGGRPCDAKDFGHGSVVCVCSATYCDTLDPVVLPAPGTYVKYESSKAGKRLERSQGSFQHNGQTPDFHLTLDTAQRYQKVKGFGGSVTDSAAINIQSLSKDAQNHLIRSYFSEEGIEYNLVRVPMASTDFSVRLYTYADAEGDFGLKHFNLTEEDTRMKIPILQAAQAVAKQPLSLYASPWTSPVWMKTNGAMTGRGTLKGSPGDKYHQAWAKYFIRFLDEYAKHNLTFWAVTAGNEPTAGEIVFYPFQCLGFSPEHQRDFIAQDLGPALANSSHRHVQLIILDDQRVMLPYWAQVVLKDPVAASYISGIGIHWYLDFLAPIDLTLSITHHLFPDYFLLSTEASTGSYFWEPRVVLGGWDRGSKYSHSILTNLNNYVTGWTDWNLALDLEGGPNWSKNYVDSPVIVDSSKDVFYKQPMFYHLGHFSKFIPEGSQRVGLAVSKRCRQCDLEHSAFLRPDGAIVLVVLNRSPMDVSFGISDPRVGFFEATAPSDSIQTFLWKQPA comes from the exons ATGTGGACAGCCCTGTCATCGTGGACAGCAGCAAAGACGTCTTCTACAAGCAGCCCATGTTCTACCACCTGGGGCACTTCAG CAAATTCATCCCCGAGGGCTCGCAGCGTGTGGGGCTGCACAGCAGCCGCCGATGCCTCACCTGCCAGCTGGAGCATGTGGCCGCCCTGCGCCCTGACGGGGCCCTCGTCCTGGTGGTCCTCAACAA GTTTGGCTGGGATGTTCCATTTGGGATCCGGGACCCCGCTGTTGGTTTCATCCAGACTGTGGCTCCAGCCAACTCCATCCAGACCTACCTCTGGCGTCAGCAGTGATGGCaaaggcagtgctggggacGGTGTGGAGTGCCTGGGAAG GCACTGTCACCTCCTACCACGCAGAGCCAGAAAGCAGCAGgtcctgctgtcctgctgccccACGCCCAGCAGAGACACGGCAAGAGGTTTTTGTGGCAGCAG CCCTGATCCTTGCCCTCAGCGTCCATccgagccctgctgcagcagaggtgccatGGGACCTGGGTGTgccagcatcctgggctggctcctgctcacgcaggcagcactgcaggcggCAG GTGGCCGGCCCTGTGATGCCAAGGACTTCGGGCACGGCTCAGTGGTGTGTGTCTGCAGTGCCACATACTGCGACACACTGGACCCGGTGGTGCTGCCGGCCCCAGGCACCTACGTCAAGTatgagagcagcaaggctggcaaGCGGCTGGAgcgcagccagggcagcttccAGCACAATGGGCAGACCCCAG ACTTCCACCTcaccctggacacagcacagagGTACCAGAAGGTGAAGGGCTTTGGTGGCTCCGTCACAGACTCAGCTGCCATCAACATCCAGTCCCTGTCTAAGGATGCCCAAAACCACCTGATCCGCTCCTACTTCTCCGAGGAAG GCATTGAGTACAACCTCGTGCGCGTCCCCATGGCCAGCACCGACTTCTCTGTGCGTCTCTACACCTACGCCGATGCGGAGGGGGACTTCGGGCTGAAGCACTTCAACCTGACAGAGGAGGACACGCGGATGAAG ATCCCCATCCttcaggcagcacaggcagtggcCAAGCAGCCACTGTCACTGTACGCCAGCCCCTGGACTTCTCCAGTCTGGATGAAGACAAACGGTGCCATGACAGGGAGGGGGACACTGAAGGGCAGCCCCGGGGACAAGTACCACCAGGCCTGGGCCAAGTACTTCATCCG GTTCCTGGACGAAtatgccaagcacaacttgaCCTTCTGGGCTGTGACAGCAGGGAACGAGCCCACGGCTGGTGAGATTGTCTTCTaccccttccagtgcctgggCTTCTCCCCTGAGCACCAGCGAGACTTCATCGCACAGGACCTGGGTCCTGCGCTGGCCAACAGCTCCCACCGCCACGTCCAGCTCATCATCCTGGATGACCAGAGAGTGATGCTGCCTTACTGGGCCCAAGTG gTTCTCAAAGACCCTGTGGCCGCCAGCTACATCAGCGGCATCGGCATCCACTGGTACCTGGACTTCCTGGCACCCATTGACCTCACACTCTCCATCACCCATCACCTCTTCCCGGActatttcctcctctccacagagGCCTCCACTGGGTCCTACTTCTGGGAgcccagggtggtgctgggtggcTGGGACCGTGGGAGCAAGTACAGCCACAGCATCCTGACG AACCTCAACAACTATGTGACTGGCTGGACAGACTGGAACCTGGCCCTGGACTTGGAGGGGGGCCCCAACTGGAGCAAAAACTACGTGGACAGCCCTGTCATTGTGGACAGCAGCAAGGACGTCTTCTACAAGCAGCCCATGTTCTACCACCTGGGGCACTTCAG CAAGTTCATCCCCGAGGGCTCGCAGCGTGTGGGGCTGGCTGTCTCCAAGAGGTGTCGCCAGTGTGACCTGGAGCACTCAGCTTTCCTGCGCCCCGACGGTGCCATCGTCCTGGTGGTCCTGAACCG CTCCCCCATGGATGTGTCCTTCGGGATCTCTGACCCGAGGGTTGGCTTCTTTGAAGCCACAGCTCCCAGTGACTCCATCCAGACATTCCTATGGAAGCAGCCAGCCTAG
- the LOC135192755 gene encoding lysosomal acid glucosylceramidase-like yields the protein MGALGVLGWLLLLLLQVVPWVTGACPCIPKSFGQDSIVCVCNATYCDTLDPVVLPARGTYVKYESSKAGKRLERSEGSFQHSLHAPGLLLTLNVSALYQRLKGFGGSLSDSAALNILALSRPAQDQLLRSYFSESGIEYNLLRLPMACSDFSTHPYSYDDVPNDYELKHFRLAEEDVTMKIPLLHRASAMSKRPLSLIASPWTTPAWMKSNGDVRGKGTLKGQAGDKYHKTWANYFIKFLDEYAKHNVTFWAVTAQNEPLAALLTPPQFPTIAFTAASQRDFVVHDLGPALARSAHRTRLIIMDDQRIHLPHWAKVVLGNATAARYAAGVGIHWYLDSIVPASCLDATHKLFPDHFLLYTEACSGVLTLRFSVSLGCWERGVHYSHSILTV from the exons ATGGGGGCTCTTGGtgtcctgggctggctgctgctgctgctgctgcaggtggtgcCCTGGGTCACAG GTGCCTGTCCCTGCATCCCCAAGAGCTTTGGCCAGGATTCCATCGTGTGCGTTTGCAATGCCACCTACTGCGACACGCTGGACCCCGTGGTGCTGCCAGCCCGCGGCACCTACGTCAAGTacgagagcagcaaggctggcaaGCGCCTGGAGCGCAGCGAGGGCAgcttccagcacagcctgcacgCCCCAG ggctgctgctgacgCTCAATGTCTCTGCGCTGTACCAGCGCTTGAAGGGCTTCGGTGGGTCCCTCTCCGACTCTGCTGCCCTCAACATTCTGGCGCTGTCACGGCCAGCCCAGGACCAGCTGCTGCGCTCCTACTTCTCCGAGAGTG gGATCGAGTACAACCTCCTGCGACTCCCCATGGCTTGCAGTGACTTCTCCACGCATCCCTACAGCTACGACGATGTCCCCAACGACTATGAACTGAAGCACTTCAGGCTGGCAGAAGAAGATGTGACAATGAAG ATCCCTCTCCTGCACCGAGCTTCAGCCATGAGCAAGCGACCTCTGTCCCTGATAGCCAGCCCCTGGACCACGCCAGCCTGGATGAAGAGCAACGGAGATGTCCGCGGGAAGGGCACCCtgaaggggcaggcaggggacaaGTACCACAAGACCTGGGCCAACTACTTCATCAA GTTCCTGGATGAATATGCCAAGCACAATGTGACCTTCTGGGCAGTGACAGCACAGAACGAGCCCCTCGCAGCACTCCTCACGCCTCCCCAGTTCCCCACCATTGccttcactgctgccagccaaagAGACTTCGTGGTCCACGACCTGGGCCCCGCACTGGCCCGCAGCGCCCACCGCACCCGGCTCATCATCATGGACGACCAACGCATCCACCTCCCGCACTGGGCCAAAGTG gtCCTGGGCAATGCCACTGCTGCCCGCTATGCCGCTGGTGTGGGAATTCACTGGTACCTGGACAGCATtgtccctgccagctgcctggatGCCACCCACAAGCTCTTCCCTGACCATTTTCTCCTCTACACGGAGGCCTGCAGTGGAGTCCTCACCCTACGGTTCTCTGTgtccctgggctgctgggagagaggggTGCACTACAGCCACAGCATCCTGACGGTatga